The DNA region acacccaaaaagcaaaaattgaaaatttggtttataggaccttttcaaaaaaaaaaaaaactctagatatgtttttgttttaaataaatttatattttacataTGTTTTGCTCTGAATGCTTtgtatttttaaaccaatttgacgaaaattgaaaatagaatAATCctgaatttcaaatattcagatctttaaaaataaaaaaaagctcttAAATTTCAACATGTTAAGAGTTTCCagttatttttgtatgtttttaaaatccAGAATTAGGAtttgttttattctttaaaCCTTTTTGCCTTGTAAGTTTTTGGTGCCACTGCTTTGGTGgcttttcctgttttaaaagaGTGAAATAAATTCCATTcaattcctcacctcaatgaggaaaggctataaaatcactcgaaaaatgaacttttttattcgacctcgtagacccacctccacgtatacctatcgactcagaatcaaattcgcaattcgcaattttcagtgtaagaacgggccttgaccgatcttatgcactaggttcccgacgaacacgcactgcccttacacctacatctcacccttgctctgagtcagtacgagcagcacgctagaacacgctttgagtgttcgtgccaggcatgcacaccttcttttccggttacgcaatttaactcggccgggggtggtacattacgtagggtttgatgtaagtataagcgcctaaccgtttaaagtgtgcctatcaactttcattaaagcaaaaactgttttatttttagtttgaattcaaaaactagttgttattttactgtgtatttttttctccTGAAATAATTCCTAATGttaagtcgtgtttatctgttgctatttcttttgtcgcggtgttttgttacaatttttggtcctaagcattttataaaagtttttcaaaagtacaatagtaatatttgtgttaattctttgatcattccaaaaattgagtaagggctcgaacctcatttgtttgaagaaaagggtgaagattaaaaaacaatggacagtgaaagaaatatactattttaagaatcaatagtaaaagaaagatagtaatttaatAAGTAGATaatgaaattaacaatagttaataaaaagaggtaacaaacaagcttagattgtgttaaatgcaatttatagggcagatgaaaaattattcaaatagataaataaagataaacaaaattgacatcgctgccaaattaaggaaaaacagacagtttgttacagcagcatcaattggtaaaatagagtggaaaagcgttgagaaataagagattcaaatgagtaaaatcgaaatcaaatggagtaaacagaagtaaacagaagccgcgttagaaaatcagtgaaacaaaataaacagaagataggtggtagatgaaaggaatgaagagaaaccccgttgtgcgatgtttcaggtacatccacagcagttgactcaacatactgcgaatcaaaacaataccgtctacaatcacaaattacatccctttcccacattgtcgcgcccctttcttttagccgtctcgactttgacccgcggtggtcaaaggtttacgatccgtttccacaggccaccagctaggtcatcatgaaaaccaagccaacgtggaggtaagaaaataggacacttgcaaggaaccagagctatactgtcttgatcaagaaatgatctaacaggactacggacgtagtcagtgacgctccttccaggatgttcctcgcctgagcgtcaactgaagaggtatcatcagaatcattcgcacttggcctgctatacctatcgactcagaatcaaattctgaacaaatgtatgtgcgtgtgtatgtctgtaagtccgtgcaccgaaaaatatgcacacgattatctccgggcTGGCTGAACCGAATTGGACCGTTTTTTGTCTCATTCGGTCCGCCTTGGGGTCCCACGAGACCctaattaatattatgaagtttagacaagcacttcaaaagttatgaaaaaacaaacgattttagctaaacttcggaatattgtaaaaagggtggttttgtcaCAAAACCAGTCATGCTTtgtattgttagaaaggtatttgaaagacctttccaacacgttcaaaagattgaaggtctgacaaccccatcaaaagttacgagcacttaagtgttatttatacacttttttgaggccggatctcaaatattttggttAAAAATATCTGTCGGATCtgtcgacccatcgttggataggtaatcaaaagacctttccaacaagcccaaaagattgaagatctgacaaccctatcaatagttataagtacctaagttttttttataagctttttttgaggccggatctcagatattttgataaaatatgcgaggaaggcaccaaccacctataggtggattaagtaacgtttttgtcaGAAAACCAGTCAtactatatattgttagaaaggtatttgaaagacctttccaacgcgatcgaagatctgacaatcccatcaaaagttatgagcacttaagtgatatcgatacaatttttgaggccggatctcaagtattttgataaaaaagttgtccggatctataatGCGACCCCTCGTTGGattggtaatcaaaagacctttccaacgagcctagaTTGAGGatatgacaaccctatcaaaagttataagtacttttgtgttttttaagccggatctcagatgttttgataaaaataagtgttatttatacacttttttgaggctgtgtagtgtactcactgtatgaatgtgaggaaggcaccaaccacttaaaggtgaattaagtaactttttcaattagaAAATGTTCATTCACTAGAAACatctgcgttttttttttcaaaaaaatcaaactgcaattaaagtttaaatctgcaaatgtatgatttttaattccagataaaaaaaacttgattttggcatcgaaatatttaaaaacaaaaaaaaattaacgtggagatttattattattgttaaggagctattagactatggcaaacaaacaaacaaactcgcaattttttgtgtttgacagtttgccaaacacgcaaacaaagccaaatgtatgCATGGTGACGTTTCTGCAAGCACATGCAGGCAAACTGtctaaaagtttgtttgtttgtttgccatagtctaatagctcctttaTGATACGTTGACGACTGTTTGTCTTATTttcaacacgaaaaaaaaaacttttgtaaattgATCTGGAAAAATgtgcaactatttttttgtgtatacattgctttttactaatttttatttagcgaaaaaattctttcaagaaATTAACGCTTAAAACGATACCACAAACGGTTGTTTTTAGCAGGGTTCATCTGTACCTTCATAATAGAACGCAGTGCTGGATAAAAAATCAGACAATTAAAGGGGGACGTTCTTTCATTCTACTCCCCAACACCAAATTCCATTTCTGACATCTCAGCTATTCCATGTAAAATAgtgtaatattttgaataatgcGTTAAGTTTTCTACTTTCTCTTATACAACACTTGTACTAAAACTATTTACTTCTTTCTTTatcattttcttattttgtttcatCTTGCAGGACAGCTCATTATTAAACAGCGAAAAAATAAGGGCGTAAAAAAGATACGGAAAGCGGAGGGGAgaggaggaaaaaaataaaacaattataaCTTAAATTTTTCCATATCGCTGTGTGACGCCGCACGCACTggtaattgtgtgtgtgtgtgtatgtgttggGGGAGTTGGTTTGGGTGAATTACATCGACGGCAGCTCGTTCGCGGCCGCCCGGAACTTGATCATAAAGACGAGGGAAATTTCGTCGCTGTTCTGTATGCGGTACCGGGTGTCTGGAATAGTTAATAAATTTGCGTTAATTGATGGGAAGATTTAAATTTGGGCAATTTTTGCTTACTTTGAGGCAGCATCAGGAAGTCACCTCCCTTGGTGACCGTTTCCTTGCCGTTGATTTGGAACGAGAGCTGTCCGTGCAGAACGAGGAATTTCTGGGAGggggaaaaaaaacaatcgttAATTAAAGAAGTGATACACAAACTCCGAGCGAAACTCACCAGTAGAAAGTCGGCCGTCTTGGTCCACTTCTTGACGGCGGCCGGCGCGAACCGCAGAAAGCCAAAGTTCTCCGTCTCGGAGTAGATGAAGAACGAGTACTGGATGCCGTTGCGCTCCTGGAACGTCAGGTGGTCCAGCTGGAAGTGCATCCGGTCGCCGGAGGAGGTGGCCTGCGGCATGACCTCCTCGCGGCCGCTGTTCTCCGCCATCAGCTTCATCATCCAGCTTTGCGCTTGCAGGCGCTCCTGCGCCACGGTGGCGGCCTCCTCGTCGACCTGGACGGCCACCTCGGCTGCGCCGGTCCCAGTTCCGGAGGAggatgatgctgctgctgacgATGTTGTGGGCTGTTGCTGTAGGGGAAGAGATTGGATTGTTAAATTATAGCTGTACGAGAAAGAGAATTCGTGTTCAACTCACCACATCCGGCAACTCCGTCGCCTCGTCGATTCGATTCCGCTTGGCCTGCTGCTGATCTTCCTGCGTCTCCGCCGGTTCCTGTATCCGTTTGCGGCCACGCGGAGATTGGCTAGGCTTGCGGGGTCTGCCCGGCGGCTTGCGATATTGCCGTTTGGCCCTCTCCTCCTGCTTCAGCTTCTTGGCCAGCTTTTCCGCCTCCATCAGCTGCTCCACCGACATGGGCCGATAGTTGGGCCGGTCGTACGCCGACTTGATCATCGGGTTCGTCATGAGTATTTGCTTCGAGATGCGACAGGTACGTTTGCTGCGTCGTACCACGCCATTGTCCTCCTCCTCGATGCCACTGTCATTGTCATGCCGGCGTTTGTTCTTGCGGGAACCGCCGGAGGACTTCTGCTTTGGCTTCCACGTAATGTCGAACGTGTTATCGCCGTAGAATCGAGGCAACGCAATGCTCGATCGCCTGTTCTTGATTCGCTTCCCGTCACTTCCCTCTTCCTCGGGttgctcctcctcctcctcttccggTATAGACATCCTAGACTGATCCAACCGGGACTGGTCCAGCCGGGACATGTCCTTGCGCACAATCAGCACGTTATCGCCGGTGGCGCAGGTATCGTCCGTGTCGTACTCGGTGGTGCTGTCGGTGCCCCGGTCGGGCGTTGACCGCACCAAATACTTGTCCGCGATCGGCACTCGCTGCAGCATCGGAATCAGCAGCGAATTGTTCAGGTCAATGGGCGCCGGTACGGCGAAAACCGGCGGCGACGACGATTCCCCTTCTTCGGGCGCCGACGGCAGGTACTCCTGGGAGCTGTCCCGGGATTTCCGTTTCTTGAGCGGCAACGAACGGTTATCGAGCTGCTGGCCGGTCGCTGGGGCCGGTCGTTCCGGAGATGTGGCCTGCGGCGCGGGTTCAGACGTGCTTCCGGAGATACGCCTGGGTGGTTTCGGTTCGCGTGACTTCTTGCTCTTCGTGGCAGCCGGACTCCGTGGTTGCCGCTGAGGTTTGCGGCTTCTTCTGAACCCAGGCGGAGTCTTGACGCCTTTTGGAATTATTGCCTTTTCCAGCGGGATGATCAGCTCCATGTTGCTACGGGATAAATCAATCGTCATGTCGGCAACCGTGTCTTCGTCGTCCTCGAACCCAAGGAACTCATCCGGGCAGTCTTCCAAGCTCGTTCGGACGTTTTCCCCGGCATCCGACTCCGTCACGTTCAGTCGCTCCACAAAACTGTCCTGGGCGGGATCCACCTCACGTCCCGGTGTGGTAATCCTATAGATTCCATCCTTCTCGGCCAATATCCGGACCTTCGGAATGGGATCGTTGACCGTTACCTTCGCCCGCTTGGCTTCTTTCCGCTTTTGGTGTCGCAAGTCTTCGTTCGCGCGCTGCTGCTTCTCCGCCTTGCGCGACTTCTTCGGAACTTCGGGCTCGTCAAAGAGCTTGCGAGCTGCCGACGGACTTGGCTCGACGCCGGCTTTTCCCCGCTGCAGAATCGCCTTCGAGGCCGGACTCATGCTCACCGCCGCCGGAGTTacggccattttggccaccttCACCTGGAACTCCTTCAGCTGAACTTCGGGCTCGACCGCCTTCGGCTGCTCCGCGCATTTCCCGTCCAAACTCTTCCGGGACTGCTTTTTCTTCTGCTTGACCGGTTCTTCCTTGTCCGTAACCTCCTCGTTCAGTCTGCTCTTCCCATCGTCGACAACTTGCTCGGCGTGCTGTTGCTTCGACTTTGTGCCAAAGTTTGGTCgcagcttcttcttcttctgcacGGCGACGACCTCCTCTGAGCTTTGCTGAACCGTCGGTTCAGCGGGCGGTTGTTCCGGTGGCGCAACAGCGGCAAGATTTGGCTtcaacttcttcttcttctgcgcTACAGGCTTGTCCTTGCGGATTTCTTGTTCTGCAGTCACAGTCACCGATTCTCCGTTGACAACGGGCATAGCTTCGTCCTCCAACTGCTTCTTCTGCGGGGCTTGAGGCTCGTCCTTACGGGTTTCGTCCTGTTCGACCTCATTCGTCACCGAAGCCACGTTGGCATCCGCTTCGCGTGGAGTTGCCTTCACCTTCTTCTTCTGCACTTGGGGCTTGTCCTTGCGGACTTCCTTCTCGGCCACATCAGTCACCGATTCTCCGTTGACCGGCGCCGGCAGACTTGCGTCCGCTTCGCGTTGAGTTGGCTCCACCTGCTTCGTCTGCGCTTCAGGCTTGTCGACCTCTTTCGTCACCGAGTCCACGTCACCCGCTTCGCGTTGGGTTGGCTCCACCTTCTTCTTCTGCGCAACAGGTTTGTCCTTTTCAACCGATTCTCCGTCAGCCACATTCACCACCGAATCCACGTTGGCATCCGCTTCACGTTGAGCTGGCTTCACCTTCTTCTTCTGCACTTGGGGCTTGTCCTTGCGGACATCGTTTTCGGCGACGTCAGTCACCGATTCTGCGTTGACCGCCGCCGGCTGACTTTCAGCCGCTTCGCGCTGGCTTGGCTTCGACCTCTTCTTTTTCTCTACGACCTTTTCGATCTTGTGCACTTCTTGCTCCTCAACCTCCTTCGGCGTTCTGTTTGGCAAATTGTCCTCCAAACGTTGCTGTTGAGAATCTTCGACGAGTTTTGGTTTCGGCTTATTCTTCTTCTCCTGAGGCTTGTCCTTCGGGGGTTCTTGGGCCTCCTCCAAACTTCCGCTTGGCGGACCTTCATCCGGACGCTGCTCCTCTTCGCGTTGATTTGGCTTCGacttggtcttcttcttcttgtcaaTAACCGGGTCCTTATCCTTAACCGTGTCGACCTCCTTCGCCGCCAAATCACCGTTCGATAAGCTTTCATCCGGACGCTGCTCCGGAGCATCTCCGCCGAGATTTGGCTTCGACTTTGTCTTCTTTGTCTGCTTGTCAACGACCGGATCATTGTCCTGGCGACTTTCGGGCTCTTTCTCCGCCAAATCAGCGTTTGGCAAACTTACATCCGGACGCTGCTCCGGAGCATCTCCGCCGTGATTTGGCTTCGACTTCGTCTTCTTTGTCTGCTTGTCAACGACCGGGTCCTTTTCTTTGGGACTTTCGGTCTCCTCCACCGCCAAATCAGCGTTTGACAAGCCTTCATCCGGACGCCGCTCTGGAGCATCTTCGATAAGGTTTGGCTTCGACTTCATCTTCTTGTTCTTCTTGTCAACAACCGGGTTCTTATCCTTAATCGTGTCGGACTCCTCCACCGCCAAATCATCGTTTGGCAAGCCTTCATCCGGATGCTGCTCCGGAGCATCGCCGGCCAGATTTGGCTTCGACTTGGGCTTCTTTTTGCTGCTGACCTCCTCCTGCGTTGGTTCTTCCACGACGACACCCTTCTCAACGGGACGCTCTTCAGCTGGTTGTTCTCCAACCGATTCCGTTCGCACCTTCTTCGGACGACCCCTTGGCCTCTTGCCCGAATCGTTGTGCttcgccgccaccaccaccgccggTTGTTTATCTCTGCTTGCACGACGTCCCTTCGCCGCGGGAGCTTTCAGCACTACCGCTGGTTCCGCCTCAACTACCTCCGCTTCCAACTCCTTAGCCACACTCGGAACCACTCCACTCTTCTTCGGAAGATAATCCTCAACCCGCAGCATCTCGACGACAATCTTAAAGTCGCGCACCTTCGGAACCGCCTTCGGCGCCGCTTCGACGACCTTGACCGGCGCTTTCGCCTCCACCACCACCCCCCGCATCGACTCGTCGTCCTCCGTCACCTCCGACAGCGTCGCGTCGTACAGCTTTCGCTTCTGCTGCTCGGTCTTTTTGCGCTGCGTCGTCGACGACGTCTTCGTGCTCTGCGGTGGCGGCGGTGCCTTCGGCTTGGCAAACGTCTTCTCGATCGCCTCAAAGTAGGACGCCGTCACCGGATCGACGTTGCTCTTTTTGCCGCCCCGCTTGGGCGGTTGCACGAGCTTGCGGGACGTGTCCTCGACGGGGGCGGGGGGTTGGGTGGCAGGGGGTTGATCGCGGAACGATTGGGCGATTTCGACCAGCGTTTCGGACACCTTTTCGAACGATTTGAGCGGCTCTTCGACGGAGCGTGTGCTGGTGTCCGCTTCGGCGGCGGAGGACGCCTGCGAAAGGGGTAGGTCGCTTTGGATTCGAGAGATGAGGTCGTCCTCGTTTTTCTGGATGAAGCGTCGCTTGGCGGAGGCGGTGAACTGGACGGGAGGTGTGATTACACGTTCTGGGGAGTGGGGTTGTTCTGCTGGtgttgctggtggtggtgggaGGTCCACCGGTTGCTCTTCGACGGGTTCAGGAGTTTTGGGGCGCGTCTCGGGTTGCGACTCCTCTTCGGGTTCTGTTCCGGAGAGTACTTCGAGCAGTTCTTCGGTGGTGATCGGCATTTGCTCGTCAACGGCAGCCGGGTAGATGTGCTCCTCCGGAAGTACCCCTTCCTCCTCGATGAGGGCGTTTGGAGCCGGAGGAAGTTCGACGAGCCGTTCAACCGAATCCTCCAGATTGCTGGAGCTGATGTCCATCGTGTCCAGATTGGTATCGTGGTGGTTGGAGTTGAGCGACGCACGTGGCTCAAGTGCACACTCCTGCGAAGGTTCGACCTCCGGATTACCTGCTCCGTGGTCAGCTTCCTCTTCGTCTTCTTCGTCATCCCAGTCGGTTATGATGTCCACCAGGTTAAGGTTCGTTTTGTTGTCCTTCTTGGCCGTCGTGGGAGGCGGGAACTGCTGCTCTTCCTCGTCCTGTTGATCCCTGCGCTTGGTTGGCGTGGTCGTCTCAAACCACTGCACCGGCGTCTCCTTGACCACATCAATCAACGGAGACACCGAACGACGACCGTTGTGGCTGTTGTTCAACTCACAGATCCGGCTCTTGAGCTCTTCGTAATGATCAAGATTCGTCGCATCCTCCGTATCATCATCGGTGTACACTTCATCAACCACCTGATAATCATTGTCCTCCCCCTCTTCACTTTCACTCAAATCACTATCTTCCGAGCTGTTGCTATCATTGTAATCGTCCGCTTCCGGAATATCCGGCGCCGGCGAAATCTCCCTTTGCTGCACCAACTGCTTCGAAAAGGACACCCTCATCGAGTGTCTACTCCTTCCCATGCTCGTGTCCTTCAAGATACTCTTCAACAACACACTGTTACTTCCACTATCAACCCTCCCATCATCCTCCTCCCCCTCACTCTCATCCGACGTAATGTGACCATTGGCGTACGCCAACTCCACGGCGTTCTCCATCTGCTTGAACGTCGTACTCAACCGCCGCGGCTGCATGTGATTCGGATTCGGCGGAGCTTTCGGCGATTCCGTCTGCACCTGCACCGGGCTCGGCGTCTCCGGAATGACCATCTCCTCCTGTTCCACCACCGTCTTCAGCACCACAACCTTCTTCGGCGTCGCGTCCGGCACAGCTTGCGAGCAGGGTGCCAAAACAGGTTGCGAACACGGCACCAACACCTCCTGGGACGCCGCCGGCGGAATCACAATCTCCATGACATGCATCGGCGCGGGAATCGGCATCGGTTGCGACGAAGGAATCACCTCCAGCGGCGTCAACGGTGAACGGTCCCCCTCCGTAATGGGCGATATCGAAGTGGTGAACGTCGACATGCGCCCCATCGACCCGTTCGACTCGGGTTTCGGCGTACTGGACGCCAGCTGCTTCAACAGCTCACACTTGGCCGCATTCGTACGCTGGTACTGATTGATCAGCAACTGCCGGCTCAGTGTGTTCATCGGCCCGGGCGATTTCAGCACAATTTGCTTGACCGTTGCCTTCTTGGCCGTGTTGAGATCGTTCACGATTACGATTGGGACGCGCGGGGTAACGCCCGATCCGTTCTCCTCGACAACCGGATCCACCGCCACCTCCTGAACGTCCCCGTTGTCGATGACCTCGGTGACGATGTCCTCGCTGGACGTGGTCGGTTGTGGGGACTCGGGCAGCGGCGTCGGTTCGGACGAGTCGAGATTAAAGTTGAACTGGGCCCGTTGCTGAAAACAGGAAAACACAGAAATTTGGAACTCGTGTTTTGAAACTACGGCGAAACTAGCAGCAACTCACCACCGGGACCTGCTGGAATATGTTTTGCAGCCGAACTCGGCCGCCGCCACGCTTCTTCTTCAGATACTCTACCAGTTTGGCGCCGTCCGACGACTCGAAGATGCTCTCCTGCAGCAAATTGTCGATGTCCGACAGACGGATTGGACTTCTGTGGATAGGAAATGTTCAGAGTTAGCTCCAaaagaaaggggtcaagaaagaGCTTTACAAACAGgagaaagaaaattaaaattatcgaAATCGAAAATTATCCTCTATTATTCAAAGAAAATGTTTGGAGgggataaaaaaataactaaaatttgcATTAAGGCTAACGCATTTTCATTCATGCAACTTAATAGCTTTAGCGCCATAGGAAtacttaaaaacaaacaaaaatctattaaaaaatatgaaaattattacgctcttttgtttaaaaaatctaagttttccTCTCACTCAGGAAAAACAAATCTTAATTTTTAGTTCCAAGGGTCATTTGGTGCCGAAGAACTTGTAAAATGATtccaattcaatattttatttctaACGTAATTTAACGTCAACTGCTCTGGATCTCACGAGGGTCTGGAGCGAAGCTGTCCcgtgcgcagttcatccagtcgagccgaagccgccagcatggaagaaggacAAACAGCCGCGTTATTAACAATAGAACGTAAACTTGGGAGTTTAAAAGCAAGGTTACGTCCTTTGGaaaaaataccttaaattgAAGAACTCTTAAAGATTCGTTTAAAGAAACGTTAGCTTTCATACacctctagagttttttttttgttaaaaaggtcctataaactattgtctttcatatgtttataggacctattcaaaaaaactctagattttgtcttgtttgcgagtttggcaaactgtcaaaaacgaAAAAGGACGAGTAAATTTTacttcctagacccaccttcacgtatacatatcagCTTAGAAAAAGCAAATGAGCAAATCTGGAGCAAACCCTACACAAACACatgcgttttggttttggtcTTATTCGATCCGTCTTTGGGTCACATAACGTCtctgttgaaaattatttagtttagtgaagtacttcagaaattatgctaaaaaacaattttcactaaactccagaagattgtaaaaactgtggtaaaaaaaaaacctgtcatgttatacacatttaaaaaggtatttaaaaggccgttccaacgagtccaaaatgttaagatctgacaaacctaacAAATGTTATATGCACTTAAGTatgctttttggaggccggatcccagatattttgataaaattttgtccggataacgtcatgattcgaattcccggacgcttcgaaaccctgacacttcatcttgttttatcaattatttggatataagttcgcattatgaatgtcaaaactgtgttatttgatgaattccaacatcaactttcatttaaagtttatttgaacgctgtagttaatgccaaaacaattaaatacaataaaattataagtttaccaaaaatgcgaaacatttcacttgaaatatttcataggcgttcgaagcaccgggaaggcaaagcagaaatttatggtttcgatttccttaaattctagcaaatttttacatTAACTATCGATTTCTTATTTGAgatctaaagaatgccattcactaacatttcaaatttgagcGATTCATAagaaaaatcgagtgtccggaattcgaagctaaagtgtccggatttcgaatcagtttttatcagtgtccgggattcgaagcacaacaagtcattttaattttcaagttctgatgaaaaattgttagaaaaaatacgtatctgtcaagatattaaaaatatatagcagaattaaaaggaacaactcgtctatTTGTATTCACAGTtgctagaaaagacatattttgcatgcattctcttaaaactgactgttaatactacatcctgatgatatttctacat from Culex quinquefasciatus strain JHB chromosome 3, VPISU_Cqui_1.0_pri_paternal, whole genome shotgun sequence includes:
- the LOC6034959 gene encoding titin isoform X2, producing the protein MEDFNPRSPIRLSDIDNLLQESIFESSDGAKLVEYLKKKRGGGRVRLQNIFQQVPVQRAQFNFNLDSSEPTPLPESPQPTTSSEDIVTEVIDNGDVQEVAVDPVVEENGSGVTPRVPIVIVNDLNTAKKATVKQIVLKSPGPMNTLSRQLLINQYQRTNAAKCELLKQLASSTPKPESNGSMGRMSTFTTSISPITEGDRSPLTPLEVIPSSQPMPIPAPMHVMEIVIPPAASQEVLVPCSQPVLAPCSQAVPDATPKKVVVLKTVVEQEEMVIPETPSPVQVQTESPKAPPNPNHMQPRRLSTTFKQMENAVELAYANGHITSDESEGEEDDGRVDSGSNSVLLKSILKDTSMGRSRHSMRVSFSKQLVQQREISPAPDIPEADDYNDSNSSEDSDLSESEEGEDNDYQVVDEVYTDDDTEDATNLDHYEELKSRICELNNSHNGRRSVSPLIDVVKETPVQWFETTTPTKRRDQQDEEEQQFPPPTTAKKDNKTNLNLVDIITDWDDEEDEEEADHGAGNPEVEPSQECALEPRASLNSNHHDTNLDTMDISSSNLEDSVERLVELPPAPNALIEEEGVLPEEHIYPAAVDEQMPITTEELLEVLSGTEPEEESQPETRPKTPEPVEEQPVDLPPPPATPAEQPHSPERVITPPVQFTASAKRRFIQKNEDDLISRIQSDLPLSQASSAAEADTSTRSVEEPLKSFEKVSETLVEIAQSFRDQPPATQPPAPVEDTSRKLVQPPKRGGKKSNVDPVTASYFEAIEKTFAKPKAPPPPQSTKTSSTTQRKKTEQQKRKLYDATLSEVTEDDESMRGVVVEAKAPVKVVEAAPKAVPKVRDFKIVVEMLRVEDYLPKKSGVVPSVAKELEAEVVEAEPAVVLKAPAAKGRRASRDKQPAVVVAAKHNDSGKRPRGRPKKVRTESVGEQPAEERPVEKGVVVEEPTQEEVSSKKKPKSKPNLAGDAPEQHPDEGLPNDDLAVEESDTIKDKNPVVDKKNKKMKSKPNLIEDAPERRPDEGLSNADLAVEETESPKEKDPVVDKQTKKTKSKPNHGGDAPEQRPDVSLPNADLAEKEPESRQDNDPVVDKQTKKTKSKPNLGGDAPEQRPDESLSNGDLAAKEVDTVKDKDPVIDKKKKTKSKPNQREEEQRPDEGPPSGSLEEAQEPPKDKPQEKKNKPKPKLVEDSQQQRLEDNLPNRTPKEVEEQEVHKIEKVVEKKKRSKPSQREAAESQPAAVNAESVTDVAENDVRKDKPQVQKKKVKPAQREADANVDSVVNVADGESVEKDKPVAQKKKVEPTQREAGDVDSVTKEVDKPEAQTKQVEPTQREADASLPAPVNGESVTDVAEKEVRKDKPQVQKKKVKATPREADANVASVTNEVEQDETRKDEPQAPQKKQLEDEAMPVVNGESVTVTAEQEIRKDKPVAQKKKKLKPNLAAVAPPEQPPAEPTVQQSSEEVVAVQKKKKLRPNFGTKSKQQHAEQVVDDGKSRLNEEVTDKEEPVKQKKKQSRKSLDGKCAEQPKAVEPEVQLKEFQVKVAKMAVTPAAVSMSPASKAILQRGKAGVEPSPSAARKLFDEPEVPKKSRKAEKQQRANEDLRHQKRKEAKRAKVTVNDPIPKVRILAEKDGIYRITTPGREVDPAQDSFVERLNVTESDAGENVRTSLEDCPDEFLGFEDDEDTVADMTIDLSRSNMELIIPLEKAIIPKGVKTPPGFRRSRKPQRQPRSPAATKSKKSREPKPPRRISGSTSEPAPQATSPERPAPATGQQLDNRSLPLKKRKSRDSSQEYLPSAPEEGESSSPPVFAVPAPIDLNNSLLIPMLQRVPIADKYLVRSTPDRGTDSTTEYDTDDTCATGDNVLIVRKDMSRLDQSRLDQSRMSIPEEEEEEQPEEEGSDGKRIKNRRSSIALPRFYGDNTFDITWKPKQKSSGGSRKNKRRHDNDSGIEEEDNGVVRRSKRTCRISKQILMTNPMIKSAYDRPNYRPMSVEQLMEAEKLAKKLKQEERAKRQYRKPPGRPRKPSQSPRGRKRIQEPAETQEDQQQAKRNRIDEATELPDVQQPTTSSAAASSSSGTGTGAAEVAVQVDEEAATVAQERLQAQSWMMKLMAENSGREEVMPQATSSGDRMHFQLDHLTFQERNGIQYSFFIYSETENFGFLRFAPAAVKKWTKTADFLLKFLVLHGQLSFQINGKETVTKGGDFLMLPQNTRYRIQNSDEISLVFMIKFRAAANELPSM